From Rhodococcus sp. KBS0724:
CTGGCCGCTCGCAACGAACGTGTCACGGCCGGCTCGGTGGGCAGATATCGCACGCCAGCGGTTTTTGCCCGCGCCGTCTCCGGAACTAAGGCAACAGCGAGCCCCGCTTCGACGAGGGCGAGTTGAGTCGAGTATTCCGACACCTCATATCGAATTGTCGGCTCGATTCCGGCCTCGAGTAGTGCAATGGATTGCACTACAGCGAAATGTGTTCATGAAACACATCTGCAGCTGTATTTGAGTGCCGGGCCGCTACCAGAGTGAGAGCGGACGTCCTGCAACCTCGGCCGCAGCGATGCGCTCGTCGATGACGTCGTTTCCTTCGTTCTGTTCGATCCCGGTACGGATCGCGGCGGCGATGGCGCGAGTGCGACCCGCGGGGCCTCGAACGTCGGCGAGGGGGCTGGTGATGTTGCGTCGCCGAAGCTCGTATTCGCTGCGGTTGCTGCGATTGGTTCCCAACCGCATGTGTGCCGGGTTGGTGCAGCCGGCGAAGTCACACTGGTGGCACAGCACCGCATCGTCGGTGTTGGACCAGCCCAACCTCGAGATGACACCGTATTCGAGCTGGTAGGCGAACAAATGCGCCGGCACGGTCCCACGGCGAGACGGCCCGGGCAGGCTCGCCGCCCGGAACGAACCATGCCCGGTCGACGACACCCCGCCGATCCAGGGCCAGCACAGGTGCTGACGCCGTCGGAAGCGTTTGGATTCGAACCGGGCGACGACGGCAGGGTCGGCGAGCCAGGACTGCCACAGACGTTCGGGAATGCGTACCGGCTGGGGCTGCCCGATCAACGTCATCTGGAACGGCGGTAGCGCGGGAGTGTTGTCGGGCATGCCGGGCAGCGGCGATGGAGCATCGTTGACGAACGTCATCGCCTGCTCCTGACACTCGATCCGAACTGTTACCCGAGCTGACTGTAGGAGCGTGCACCGACAGAATATGCCTGACTACTGTCCGAGCGTGCGGCGGTAACAGTTCAACGAGAGACATTGCCGGTCGGCAGACTCGCCTACTCCCGCCACCCGAAATGCCCTGTTCTGACACCGCCCCACAACGGATGTTGACCATAGGAAAGTGGCAATGATCAGGTAGAATGGACAACGGTGCGCAACGCCCGCCACCACGCTCGCCCGAGTCGACGAAGGAGCACCGGTGACCACTGCACGCAACGCACAGTCGCACATGACCGAAGCCCAGATCGACCGAGCCATCGCCGCCGCCACCGCCGGACACCGCATGGCCGGCATGGAACCCACCGAATACGGCATCGAAGTCGGACGCCGGCAACTACGCGGAGAAATCACCGGCGACGAAGCAGTCGCACTCGTCCTCGCCGAAAACCGCCGCCGCCGAGCTGCCCGCAGTTGAAAGACCCGTACGTCGACCCCGAAACAGGGGTCCTGATCAACAAACTCGGGCACACCGACCCACAAGCACTCCTCGAGGACGAAACCGAAGCGGCGTATCAGCGCATCCTGCAACTCGAATTACAGCCCATACCAGGCAATTTCGACTTCGACCACCTGAAAAAGATCCACCAATTCATCCTGCAAGACGTCTACGACTGGGCCGGCACCCTCCGCACCCGCGACACCGGCGCCGTCGGCATGAACCTCCCACACTGCCGACCCGAACACATCGAAAACCAAGCCGCATTCATCTTCCGCGGAATCGCCAAAGACAACTTCCCCCAAGGACTCCCGAAAGACCGCGCCGTCGACCGACTCGCCTACCACTGGGGCGAAACCACCGTCCTGCACCCATTCCGAGACGGCAACTCCCGCACACAACGAGTCTTCTTCGACGAACTCCTCAAATCCTCCGGCTGGACCATCGACTGGCAAAAAGTCCACGCCTCCGCAGTACAAGCAGCCCGCTACGTCGCAATGGAAGCAAACCACACACCACTCCGCGACGTCCTCGCGGTCGGCGTACACCGCAACAACACCGAACCGCCCACACTCGCCAAGACCCAAGGCGCTGTCATCCACCTCGAGGTAGCCGAGCATCACAAAGCGATGATCGAGCACCTCCGCAGCGGAAACCGGGAACCGTACAACCCCAACGAGCTCAGCGACATCGCCAACCGAGCCCGCATGAGCTTCCCCGCATCACCCACGCACCGTGCCCGCAGCGCAGCCCCCGAAGACCTCAAACCACCGCGACCGAGCCAGCCGAAACGCGAACACGACCTCGGCCGCGACTGACAACATCCGGACAAAAGCGGGCTGACCACAATAAATGTGGCTCACTCTCTGCTCCTGCTGGAATTATTCGGCGTGATCGCTCAGCAGCCGAGCAAGAGCGCGAACCGTTTTCGGGTCAGTCATATCGCCGCCACGTGCGCAACCGATCCTGGCGCCCGACGCAGTCTCCGCAGCCTGCAACTCCCGATATGCCTCAACAAGCTCAGCACTGGGATTCGCCATCAGCTCCGCTTGACGCTTTTGCTCAGCCTCGCGAGCAGCGCGCATCTGGGCCGAAAACTGCTCCTCGCGCCAGATTCCGAAACGGCGACGCTTCCACGGCCCACGAACATCCGCGCCGGTCATCCACGCCGCGAACTGCTCCTTGTCCCGCTCCCACTTCCCCGGCCGAAACTCAGGACTCCAACTATCCCTCACCTATTCCCTATCAAGCGGCGCACTGCGGATAAGACCAAAAACAGCGGCGCCACCAACCCGCTCACGCGGAATCGCGCAGAGTATTCTCGCACGCAACGAAAGCCTTAGTTATATTAAACAAAAACACGGCCTCGTCACGAGTCACCGTAGTTTCCAGGAGGCTTCCATGTCCCGCGTTCGCGTCCGTATTGCGCTTATTGTAAATTTCCAAAATGTAGTCGGCTACAGGATCCGGCAGCTTAGATGCTCTTTTGTATCCCTCAAAGAATCCACCCAACGACTGATTTGAAACGCTGTCCGTCCCGACTGTCTCTTTCGCCAGGGCCTCCATTGCGGACGCAGTTGCCCCCAAAACCCCTGCGTAATCCTCGCGTTCGAGGCAATGTTCCGCCCGCTCAAACAGCATCCGAATATTTGGATGTGCTGACTCTTCGATCTGCTGGTCCAAGTCGGTAAATTCTAGAACCTCTACCGATGTCGTCCCGTGTGATCGTCGAATCCGCGCACCGAAATTGAATACCTCGAAAACCTCATTTGTCGCTTGTAGATCCAAGTATCGTTGAGTCACCATTTCTGCCGCAAACTCAGCAATCTCGGCCGCACTCATAGCTCTGATGGCAGCGCCAATTTCACCGTCGTGCCAAGCGATCTCGACTGGTTCGAAAGAACCGTAGCCGTCCCCTTCGAGGACATACAACTGGCGTCCTGTTATGTTGTTTGCAGAATTTATGACCGAATTGTAAAAAATTATTGAATGTTCTTTCGCTTCGACGGCGCGATCATCTGCGTTCTTGATGATCTGCCGCGCAATGAACGACTTCATTTCTGTCGGAGCGATCTCCCTATCGAGGGAAGTGATCGCATTAGAGTTGAGGTAAATTCCCAGTTTCATGTGAGGATTATGCATCATCAGATCCATTCTCATCAGCTAAGACGGTCAACCGTTTCCGTCGCCGATCCCGACCAACGAGAGAGCTACCGCGACACCAAGCGTGGCCGGCCTCCGTCGCTCCCGCACAATCACCCCGCCAGCCACCCGAGTGGGAGGTGCGAACGCCTGGCCTGTTGCCGGCGGTGTGTTGGCGCCTGCCCGGCGGCCGGCCACCTACCGGCGTCCTCCGAATTGAGCTCCGCTGCGCTCCGCACCAGCGAAAAGCGTTGATTTGTTTGTCCTTCTGGCTTTCCGATTCTCGTCGGCGGTGACCTGCGCGCAACCCCTGGCGGCGATGCCGGCCCGAGGGCTCCGAGAAATTTTCTCAGGCCCCTACTCGCACGCTCGCAGAGAAATTTTCCCGGCCCAGGGGTGGCGCTCCGGCCCCCTCATGCCGACGCGATTCTCCTTTGCCAGCAGGGCAAAAAAATTGGCGGCCGCCGAGCAGGGGGACGCCACCGGATCAGCGGAGGCCGAAAAGTTATGGGTGCACCAGCAAAGACCATGGCAGACAAGAGCGCAGCGCGACGCGAGCAGGCCGCCGCACTGCACGAGAGCATCACCGCGAAGGTCGCCCAGCTCACCGACACCGACGCATGGACCGCCTACCTGACCGCCGCAGCAGCGTTCCACGCGTACAGCTTCAACAACGTCATGCTGATTTTCTCGCAGGCCCCGAACGCGAGCCAGGTCGCCGGATTCCGCAAGTGGCAAGAACTCGGACGCCAGGTCCGCAAGGGCGAAAAGTCGATCAAGATTTTCGGCTACTCGACCAAGAAGATCACCGAAACCGACACCGAGACCGGCGAGGAAACCACCCTCCGCGCAGCACGGTTCCCGATCCTGTCCGTGTTCGACATCGCCCAAACCGACCCGATCGAAGGACACCCCGCAGCAGCCGCCGAAACCATCACCACCCGACTGCAAGGCGAAGACCCCGCCGCGATCTATGCCCGCATCGCGCAGGTGATGACCGAGCAGGGATGGACCGTCACCCGTGAGCACATCGCCGGAGAATCGAACGGCCGCACCAGCCTCGACGGATCACGCCGCATCATCGTCGACGACACGATCAGCGACGCCCAAGCCGCTAAGACGATGATTCACGAAGCCGCCCACGCGCTCATGCACGCCAGCGGAGACGTCGCCCCGGCCGAGCTGCACCGAGGCCGCGCCGAAGTGGAAGCCGAATCCGTCGCGTACGTCCTGGCCGGACTGCTCGGACTCGACACCACCGATTACAGCATCGGCTACATCGCCGGATGGGGAGACGGAGACCTCGAGGTCATCACCGACACCGCCCGCGCAGTCCTCGCAACAGTCCACACCCTCGCCGAGGCACTCGAACCCGCGACCGACGAAGCCGAGGACACCGCAGCCGCATAGACGGCAGCACCCCACAAACGCAGTGCGACACCGGGCGGTAGGAGCCCGCCCGGTGTCGCACCCGAAAGTCTACGGAATGAAACCTCGCCCGGTCGATCACTGTCTATTTGCTAGAAATCTGGATCGGTGCGCTGCCCATTGAGGGCGGGCGCAGAATAGGCGCACATTTTGCGAACGAACTGCACTTTTCTCGAAATATCAGGGGCATTTCGATGAAGTACGTACCAATCGGTTTGCGAAATTTTGAACTTACGCTACGGTCAGTAACTGTTCAGTAATCGTCGGGTACGTACATCGAAGATGGAGATACTCATGGTCAAGTCGAAAGCATGGGCCGCAACGGCCATCACGGCCCTTTCCTTCGCAGCCCTCGCCGCTGCGCCTACCGCCACCGCAGAACCTGCCCCGGCGGCCGATCCTTTGCTCGCGTACGCAGAACAGAATCCCCATGACTTCATCGGCATCAATGCTCTGGCTGAACAGCAGCTCGGCCAGAGCATCCAGTTCAGTGTCTCCGGCGTCGACGGACCGGTAGACGCCGCAACGGCAGACCTCCTGAGCAACCAGGCACCGCAGGAAGGTATCGCCGCCCGTGCAGTCCCCACGGATGCATTCAGCGTTGTCGGATACTGGCTGCCCACCCCGGGACGCACCGCAACGTACATGGGTACGTGGAACTTTCGTGACGACTACGTCAACGGATCTGCACCCGATGACTTCGCCTCCATCATGTTCGACTTCTCCAACCGCTGCCTCACCACGGTCTCCACGACGTACAACTCGTACTACTACGACGGGGAACGCACCACCGACAGCGCGGCGTACCTCAAAGACGGTGGCGTCGGCGGCGCCCCCATCGTCGGCCTTCGCGATGCGGTATCGGGCTTCAAACTGAATGTCGACCACGGACACATCAGCTCCACCGTCACCCGCAAACTCGGCTGCGACGCCCAGTCGTTCGGAGCGCAGTTCGCGTACGAGCACAACCAGGACGGCGGCAGCGCCGGATCGGTGTCCGCGTCCTTCATCGGTGGACTGTCCATCGGCTACAGCGGCAGCCCGGCCACGATGCAAAAGAGCACGAACCCGACCTACATCAACTTCTGAGCGCATCGCGCTAGTTAGGCTCGCGTCATGAACAAGTTCACGAGTGCAACCCTGTTGCTCTACCTCGTCGCAGTCGTCGCGCAGCTATTGACGTGGGCAGATCTCAGTGGCGCTGAACGAAGCACGCGCGTTGTCGGATTTCTGCTCGTCGGAGCACTGTTGACAGCAATCCTGAGCTTGGGCGGCTCACGCGACAAGAAGTCCTAGCAGAATCCCGGTCGGTGGGTCAGTGGTGCGCTTTCTGCGCCGCTGACCCACCGACCGTTGTTATGTCCGCCCGCGGGCAGTAGGTGTTGGCGACTGCACGTTGCCTGCGGAAAGGTGACGCCTGCCCGGCGGCCGGCCACCTTCGGTGTCCCCCGAAATGAACTCCGCTGCGCTGCGCCGGGATGAAGAACATCTTTTTGTTCTCCTTCTGGCCTTCCGATTCTCGTCGGCGGTGACCTGCGCGCAACCCCTGGCGCCGCAAGCGCCGGCCGATGGCTCCGAGAAATTTTCGTCACTCGCAAGCTCCCGCCGAAATTTTCTCGGCCCAGGGGTGGCACTCCAGCCCCCTCATGCCGACGCGATTCTCCTTTGCCAGAAGGCGAAAAAAATTGGCGGGGCACGAGGCCCGGTCACTTTCATCAGCGAGGGGAACGACATGCAGCGCATCCGTTTGAACACCGCCACCGAGGTACTTGCCTCCATCCCCACCATGCTCGGATTCATCCCGATCGCCTCGGTCATCGTGATCATGCTCAAAGACGAAATCGTCGACGGCCGAACCACCAAGCAGATTGCCCTTGTCACGCGCACCGACGCCGCCACCGGCGAGGGCGCCGAATTCGATCCCGCCCCGTACCTCCAAGCCGCTGTACGCGCCGAGACCACCGCCACGATCTGCGTTGCCGTCGCCGAAGACGCCGCCGCAGTCATCGCGCTCGATCAGATCGCGATCCTGCGCCAGGGATTCCGTGACGCCGGAATCCGCGACATGCTCGCCTTGCACGTCACCGCGCTCGAAGCCGGAGCGTTGTGGACCGACCTCGACACGTACGCGACCGGACTCACCGAAGACCCGAACGCCTCAACGTTGAGCATTCACAACGCCGTCGAAGAGGGCCGCACCACCGCAGCCTCACGCGAGGACATCGCCGCCCGCTACGCCGTCACCGTCGAAGCGGACACCGCACCCGCACACGCAGCGCTGCACGCGCAGGGACCGGACTTCGTTCGCCACGCCGTCACCGAACTCGCGACACTCATCCGCACACGCGGCAACCCGGACGCCGAGCTGGCCGCCCGTGTCGGACTGTGCGCCACCATCAGCCCCACCGCACGCGATGCCCTGATGTTCACCGCCAACGGAAACGAGCACGCAGCCGCCCACGCGTTCGCGACCATCGCCCGCCAGGTACGCGGCAACGCTCGCATCCAGATTCTCACCGTCGCGGCGTACTGCTCCTACATCAGCGGCGACGGACCCAGTACCGGCATCGCACTCGAGGCCGCCCAAGCCGCCGTCATCGACGGCAACGGCGAACACGACACCCCACTGCGCAACCTGCTCGACTTTGCACTCGAGCACGCGGTCTCACCCGCCGCAGTCACCACACAACTGCACGCGATCAGCGCCGAGGCAGCGCGATCCTTCGGCGTCGACGTCGACAATCTGGACAGCTGAAAAACGGCAGCGGCCCCGACTTCGCGAAGAAGTCGGGGCCGCTCCCGTATGCGGTGGCGATTGTTCGGGCATCGAGCCCGAACAACCGCTGCGCCAGCTCCCCAGAGCGCCACCCGTGCAATGCGGCGCGCGGAAGATCAATCGAACAAGTGATCCGTGGTTCCTGGCGCGGGAAACGCGAAATCGATCCGAGCGCGATCAACGACTTCGCCAGTCAAACCTTCGACAACCGCGGCAAGGTCCGCATCGGTGATTACGCGTAGATGCTTCGTGCTCTGATACAGCTCCGACTCCACAGCAGAGCGGGGATCGGCGTTCGAGTTCTGATCGGTCACAACTGACATCCTTTTTCGTGGGTCCGTCT
This genomic window contains:
- a CDS encoding LysR substrate-binding domain-containing protein → MQSIALLEAGIEPTIRYEVSEYSTQLALVEAGLAVALVPETARAKTAGVRYLPTEPAVTRSLRAASSTRIPAVGALLDALNSILSK
- a CDS encoding antitoxin VbhA family protein, with product MTTARNAQSHMTEAQIDRAIAAATAGHRMAGMEPTEYGIEVGRRQLRGEITGDEAVALVLAENRRRRAARS
- a CDS encoding Fic family protein; the protein is MKDPYVDPETGVLINKLGHTDPQALLEDETEAAYQRILQLELQPIPGNFDFDHLKKIHQFILQDVYDWAGTLRTRDTGAVGMNLPHCRPEHIENQAAFIFRGIAKDNFPQGLPKDRAVDRLAYHWGETTVLHPFRDGNSRTQRVFFDELLKSSGWTIDWQKVHASAVQAARYVAMEANHTPLRDVLAVGVHRNNTEPPTLAKTQGAVIHLEVAEHHKAMIEHLRSGNREPYNPNELSDIANRARMSFPASPTHRARSAAPEDLKPPRPSQPKREHDLGRD
- a CDS encoding ArdC-like ssDNA-binding domain-containing protein; protein product: MGAPAKTMADKSAARREQAAALHESITAKVAQLTDTDAWTAYLTAAAAFHAYSFNNVMLIFSQAPNASQVAGFRKWQELGRQVRKGEKSIKIFGYSTKKITETDTETGEETTLRAARFPILSVFDIAQTDPIEGHPAAAAETITTRLQGEDPAAIYARIAQVMTEQGWTVTREHIAGESNGRTSLDGSRRIIVDDTISDAQAAKTMIHEAAHALMHASGDVAPAELHRGRAEVEAESVAYVLAGLLGLDTTDYSIGYIAGWGDGDLEVITDTARAVLATVHTLAEALEPATDEAEDTAAA
- a CDS encoding DUF4192 domain-containing protein; the protein is MQRIRLNTATEVLASIPTMLGFIPIASVIVIMLKDEIVDGRTTKQIALVTRTDAATGEGAEFDPAPYLQAAVRAETTATICVAVAEDAAAVIALDQIAILRQGFRDAGIRDMLALHVTALEAGALWTDLDTYATGLTEDPNASTLSIHNAVEEGRTTAASREDIAARYAVTVEADTAPAHAALHAQGPDFVRHAVTELATLIRTRGNPDAELAARVGLCATISPTARDALMFTANGNEHAAAHAFATIARQVRGNARIQILTVAAYCSYISGDGPSTGIALEAAQAAVIDGNGEHDTPLRNLLDFALEHAVSPAAVTTQLHAISAEAARSFGVDVDNLDS